Proteins from a genomic interval of Debaryomyces hansenii CBS767 chromosome E complete sequence:
- a CDS encoding DEHA2E05830p (weakly similar to uniprot|Q04712 Saccharomyces cerevisiae YML043C RRN11 rDNA transcription factor CF component which also contains Rrn6p and Rrn7p which is required for rDNA transcription by RNA polymerase I) translates to MFEDFLSDPKYSNSKKKHKQLQRLLLKYIEVQKFQEIKSNEDLTLQQRQKLNKARTKKKILKKIHEELNERIRPEETFEIWHLYKNLNLDRQKSGKKYNANGQGNMTEKLMDDLINSNENDEVESEESDNEQSVDNQLDRFLNSFDSSSTWTKANFLIKTKGLEVLPHDSLETDSPSMIRNGNVGLRNHHINNLKTLLHVNILRRNWGLAYKIFCLLIRLPKVDIRSLWPLGIEILNRQREETAYDNKDIKLFKDEKFFDWLSSFFIINRHSNTFNLSNTRKISAPIWRSGSKTHTPMYVITSLWGLMIKNKYTRLRDRLDELLLEPPYDTDGVFYFLMALCKLLENFKLANKFSSFGNEAPIEESENEDNDEMDDLFFTSKNDIHKKVIENQKVIERNLEKCKEFNFEFPKSLLNNEINGIMKQINEDHNDSNSPLSSSSERDFDSENDIHIRNISSTPLDVEPIFGDIDGKVKSRQNSIDSYENKSSFENAENNEMNNNLEENSQSMNFDFDFD, encoded by the coding sequence ATGTTCGAAGACTTTCTATCTGatccaaaatattcaaattccaaaaaaaaGCATAAACAGCTTCAAAGGCTATTActtaaatatattgaagtGCAGAAATTTCAGGAAATCAAAAgtaatgaagatttgacATTGCAGCAAAGGCAAAAGTTAAATAAGGCTAGAactaaaaagaaaatactCAAGAAAATACATGAAGAACTTAATGAAAGGATAAGACCTGAGGAAACTTTCGAAATATGGCATCTctataaaaatttgaatttggatAGACAAAAATCAGGCAAGAAGTATAACGCAAATGGCCAGGGAAACATGACAGAGAAGTTAATGGATGACTTAATTAACtctaatgaaaatgatgagGTTGAAAGTGAAGAGTCGGATAATGAACAATCAGTAGATAACCAACTAGATAGgtttttaaattcatttgaCCTGTCAAGTACATGGACTAAAGCgaattttttgattaaAACAAAGGGGCTTGAAGTACTCCCACACGACTCATTAGAAACGGACTCGCCTAGTATGATAAGAAACGGCAATGTTGGTTTAAGGAATCATCATATAAACAATCTTAAAACTTTATTGCACGTAAATATTCTTAGGCGTAATTGGGGATTAGcatataaaattttttgtttactTATTAGATTGCCAAAAGTTGATATTCGGTCATTGTGGCCATTAGGAATTGAGATTTTAAATAGGCAGAGAGAAGAGACAGCttatgataataaagatattaagttatttaaagatgaaaagTTTTTTGATTGGTTGTCGTCATTTTTCATAATTAACAGACATAGTAACACATTCAATTTGAGTAACACAAGGAAAATATCAGCCCCTATCTGGAGATCTGGGTCTAAAACCCATACACCGATGTACGTGATAACTTCGTTATGGGGACTAAtgatcaaaaataaatatacaaGATTGAGAGATAGACTTgacgaattattattagagCCCCCATACGATACTGATGGGGTATTTTATTTCCTAATGGCACTATGCAAGCTTTTAGAGAATTTTAAACTAGCGAATAAATTTTCTAGTTTTGGAAACGAAGCACCAATAGAAGAAagtgaaaatgaagataatgatgaaatggATGATCTCTTTTTCACTTCCAAAAATGATATACATAAAAAGGTCATAGAAAATCAAAAGGTGATCGAGAgaaatttggaaaaatgTAAGGAGTTTAATTTCGAGTTCCCTAAATCCCTactaaataatgaaattaacgGAATTatgaaacaaataaacGAAGACCATAACGACTCCAACTCACCGTTATCGTCGAGCTCTGAAAGAGATTTCGATAGTGAGAATGACATTCACATAAGGAATATTTCAAGTACACCTCTAGATGTGGAGCCGATCTTTGGAGACATTGATGGCAAGGTTAAAAGTCGTCAGAACAGTATTGATTCATATGAGAATAAGCTGAGTTTTGAAAACGCcgaaaataatgaaatgaataataatttagaagaaaacaGTCAGAGTATGAATTTcgattttgattttgattaa
- a CDS encoding DEHA2E05742p (weakly similar to uniprot|P39923 Saccharomyces cerevisiae YEL062W NPR2 Regulator of nitrogen permeases) gives MESDGFVPITAIFYAVFHPTEGTKVLNQVPEGSIGNSSTSDSNGIIFNFDTIKNYIIPKPKLCNKLISIKIDRFKVLGYPVNIENEKYSRNSFNFNFCFVFPYNSDTTPYESAIKRMGKMFQVLEEQSFILSKLDKFGSFFKNKDEYPTENSLMINEFITPGFRRTQKVNLSSIESLIHQIYQDLNNYSECCIPLDSANSVDIKLFPILPPPVNTKAYQVPILTVKLSSLVDINWDPTMLKILPYIDGINSIKRISQLADADYILTKQCIQHLMHYKCINMIDIFQFSNIYAPTNHIGNFLTLNNIAEECQAYIITNEPNLLNELPVNEDSDIQSSTFPNSASPTSKHSSIFKASKKKFSGETTVIPSKASLFYLYRSLNQGQTVKEWYMQHRKYLNNIDVRRFINFGVIRGILYRVHSYPILNSLTKSLENKNDNELDKIIDLFKAKTNPNVYPVNESLANKSLLKSIVHETNLKTSNAKSKRRVSFNYDVHKSAYQSEDADDSDNDPQSSDTDSFNSDVSNDEDVQDNVEELGRGEEDDIIVLIKLLRGLQNYDSINTEMQKSRFEIEALLRKLGPHNNIHS, from the coding sequence ATGGAAAGCGATGGATTCGTGCCGATTACAGCTATTTTCTACGCGGTGTTCCACCCCACAGAGGGTACAAAAGTGTTGAATCAAGTGCCTGAAGGTTCAATTGGGAACTCCAGTACAAGTGATTCAAATGGCATTATCTTTAACTTCGACACgattaaaaattatattataccGAAGCCTAAGTTGTGCAACAAGTTGATTTCTATAAAGATTGACCGGTTCAAGGTATTAGGGTATCCGGTGAATATCGAAAACGAGAAGTATTCCAGAAActcattcaatttcaatttctgttTTGTGTTTCCCTATAACAGCGATACTACTCCTTACGAATCTGCCATCAAGCGGATGGGAAAGATGTTCCAAGTTTTAGAAGAGCAGAGTTTCATATTGTCGAAATTGGACAAATTTGGGTCATTTTTTAAGAATAAAGATGAATATCCAACCGAGAATCTGCTAatgattaatgaatttatcacGCCAGGATTTAGAAGGACACAGAAGGTTAACTTATCGTCGATTGAGTCATTAATACACCAGATTTACCAGGACTTGAACAATTATTCCGAGTGTTGTATACCGTTGGATAGCGCCAACTCGGTGGATATCAAGTTGTTTCCTATTTTACCACCCCCGGTTAACACCAAGGCGTACCAAGTACCAATTCTAACTGTTAAGCTAAGTCTGCTAGTGGATATAAACTGGGACCCAACAATGCTTAAAATCTTACCATATATTGACGGGATCAACTCTATAAAAAGGATAAGTCAGCTTGCTGATGCGGACTATATTCTCACCAAACAGTGCATCCAACATTTGATGCACTATAAATGCATAAACATGATTGATATCTTTCAGTTCAGCAATATTTATGCTCCAACAAATCACATTGGAAATTTCTTgacattgaataatattgcAGAAGAATGCCAAGCATATATAATCACCAACGAACccaatttattgaatgaattaCCGGTAAATGAAGATCTGGATATACAATCGTCTACATTTCCCAATTCAGCATCACCCACAAGCAAACATTCATCGATATTCAAAGcatcaaagaagaaatttaGCGGCGAGACCACCGTCATACCATCAAAAGCCAGTCTATTTTATCTCTATAGATCGTTGAACCAAGGTCAAACGGTGAAGGAGTGGTATATGCAGCATCGAAAATACCTCAACAATATAGACGTAAGacgatttattaattttggaGTAATCAGAGGCATCCTCTACCGAGTCCATTCGTATCCCATTTTAAACTCGCTTACAAAATCGCTTGAGAACAAAAACGACAACGAACTAGACAAAATAATCGACCTTTTCAAGGCAAAGACAAACCCGAACGTCTACCCTGTCAACGAATCACTAGCAAACAAATCCTTATTGAAGAGCATAGTACACGAGACTAATTTGAAAACCAGCAATGCCAAGTCCAAAAGAAGAGTCAGTTTTAACTACGATGTTCACAAATCAGCATACCAACTGGAAGATGCTGACGATAGTGATAATGACCCTCAGTCTTCTGATACTGATTCGTTTAATTCAGACGTATCAAACGACGAAGACGTACAAGACAACGTTGAGGAGTTGGGGAGGGGCGAGGAAGACGATATAATTGTACTCATAAAATTACTAAGGGGGTTGCAGAACTATGACTCGATCAACACCGAAATGCAGAAATCACGGTTCGAAATCGAGGCATTATTAAGGAAGTTAGGACCACATAATAACATACACAGTTGA
- a CDS encoding DEHA2E05786p (similar to uniprot|Q07824 Saccharomyces cerevisiae YLL028W TPO1 Proton-motive-force-dependent multidrug transporter of the major facilitator superfamily) gives MSVPTENINKEVSNALESSSSSFVTPVDRDGVSEGLAQEEPEPFTGDLENGKEDCVPQGGDELSRYESSVEASRTLSQRLTGSESLMSKANETDEPMPPMGGGKEYPPPLGSREPYMVEYNGPDDPIHPHNWPSVKKVYSCVVVGLTALSVSLGSAMFSAANPIIMETYHVGTSVAALGVSLFVLGFAAGPVVWGPLSELYGRKVVMVPSCLGYVCFSFAVATAKDIQTIMICRFFAGLIGAAPLVVVPASIADMYGAAKRGQAMAIFAMVLFGGPMLAPIFGGFIIKNPRLGWRWTSYFSGIVGVIALIGVVFFYEETHHPIILVKKAEVLRRRTGNWGIQAPHDEVSLSVKEICENTISRPLVMLLKEPILLLITIYNAFIYGLLYLFLTAVPLIFAGNYHFSSGVSELPYLSMLIGIVIGGFVCVFFDGRYTRIMNENNGKPVPEERLPAMMIGSFAFAGGLFWLGWAGDYPDKVHWIVPTIGAAPIGFGLIVIFLPSINYIIECYLVLAASALAGNAFLRSAFAAAFPLFAKQMFVNMEIKWASTLLGCLAAVMIPVPFMFYIYGARIRHKSKYAFVL, from the coding sequence atGTCAGTTCCAACagaaaatatcaataagGAGGTAAGTAATGCTTTAGAGAGCTCTTCTTCGTCGTTCGTCACACCTGTGGACAGAGACGGTGTTTCTGAAGGTTTAGCACAGGAGGAGCCAGAACCATTCACAGGGGATTTAGAGAATGGTAAAGAGGATTGTGTTCCACAAGGCGGAGATGAATTGAGTCGTTATGAATCTAGTGTGGAAGCATCGAGAACATTAAGTCAACGGTTGACAGGATCAGAAAGTTTGATGAGCAAAGCCAATGAGACTGATGAACCGATGCCTCCTATGGGTGGAGGTAAAGAATATCCACCACCGTTAGGCTCAAGAGAGCCATACATGGTTGAATATAATGGTCCGGATGATCCTATACATCCGCATAATTGGCCGTCAGTCAAAAAGGTATATTCCTGTGTGGTTGTAGGGCTTACCGCTCTTTCGGTTTCTCTTGGTTCAGCTATGTTTTCCGCAGCTAATCCTATCATCATGGAAACTTACCATGTTGGGACAAGTGTTGCGGCATTGGGGGTGTCGTTGTTCGTGTTGGGTTTTGCTGCCGGTCCTGTTGTGTGGGGTCCTTTGTCTGAACTTTATGGTAGAAAGGTTGTGATGGTACCTTCGTGTCTTGGCTACGTCTGCTTTTCATTTGCAGTTGCTACGGCAAAGGATATTCAAACCATCATGATTTGTAGATTCTTTGCTGGTCTTATTGGTGCTGCTCCATTAGTCGTTGTTCCAGCTTCTATCGCTGATATGTATGGAGCCGCGAAGAGAGGGCAAGCTATGGCCATTTTTGCCATGGTTTTATTTGGTGGTCCAATGTTGGCACCAATTTTTGGTGGtttcattattaagaatCCACGCTTAGGCTGGAGATGGACCTCATATTTCAGTGGTATAGTCGGAGTTATTGCATTGATAGGGGTTGTTTTCTTTTATGAAGAAACTCACCACCCGATAATTTTGGTCAAGAAGGCTGAAGTtttaagaagaagaaccGGAAACTGGGGTATTCAAGCACCTCATGATGAGGTTTCTTTATCCGTGAAAGAAATTTGTGAAAACACCATATCCAGACCATTAGTCATGTTGCTCAAAGAACCTATCTTATTATTGATCACTATCTACAATGCATTTATTTACGGTTTgttatatttgtttttaaCTGCCGTTCCTTTGATCTTCGCCGGTAATTATCATTTCTCCCTGGGTGTCAGTGAATTACCTTATCTTTCTATGTTGATAGGTATCGTTATAGGAGGATTTGTTTGCGTCTTCTTCGATGGTAGATATACAAGAAttatgaatgaaaataatggtAAACCAGTTCCTGAAGAAAGATTACCAGCTATGATGATAGGTTCTTTCGCATTCGCTGGCGGTTTGTTCTGGTTAGGTTGGGCTGGTGATTATCCCGATAAAGTCCACTGGATCGTTCCAACTATTGGTGCTGCGCCAATCGGCTTTGGTTTGATTGTCATTTTCTTACCCTCTATCAACTACATCATTGAGTGTTACTTAGTCCTTGCCGCTTCTGCATTAGCTGGTAATGCCTTCTTGAGATCCGCCTTTGCTGCAGCTTTCCCACTTTTTGCTAAGCAAATGTTTGTCAATATGGAAATCAAATGGGCCAGTACATTGTTAGGTTGCCTCGCTGCTGTAATGATTCCAGTCCCATTTATGTTCTACATATATGGCGCTCGTATTAGACATAAGTCTAAGTACGCATTTGTCTTATAA
- a CDS encoding DEHA2E05852p (weakly similar to uniprot|Q08109 Saccharomyces cerevisiae YOL013C HRD1 Ubiquitin-protein ligase required for endoplasmic reticulum-associated degradation (ERAD) of misfolded proteins) yields MIIDKSHQYFIGYISVSIALISWSVYSSLEISPNAFTFLIEFTDGYKLGILLNFLFLSFVLCGKLIQILLFGQLRIIEVEHLVEKLPIYFINLLFNLTTNDNNLILNCLLLGIAVSLKIFHVILIDRLDYVHMKIFNNSSNERYTTSKVLQKYSTSLYFWLILSFIISDFAVAKFLVYDVFQGINSVTCLLFGFQFAVQGVEALTYYSKLLLNIYELAFYRNQQDDFDTDEENEEELDEEEEEEDNERVWDNKAFFSKSIDICSASLKAISYLGFIYLLTIHSGLSLPISMLQGTYLSLKQTYKEISQLFAFIESSKKLDSQLPNATKDELESSDNLCIICREDMFALDEYERAHHKKLSARRYPKKLKCGHILHMGCLKDWLERSEICPLCRRKVFQTEENDLQEQAQPEAQPEAQPEEQPEEQPEEQPEAQPEAQPEAQPEAQPEAQPQVPLETQQAQPMRTNQEDTRINVDEQTQRNQNILNQLNIPAGYPETTITPPPTRTTEPSEVFQTIRLPTTAIIPQDWTILPLHKSANDKYKIDFSTFNQGTLTIKQKPPGNELSIIEPNLSSSRHDEIRINETRNTNYTNNAN; encoded by the coding sequence ATGATAATCGATAAGAGCCATCAATACTTTATTGGATATATATCAGTATCAATAGCATTAATAAGCTGGTCAGTTTATAGCTCCCTTGAGATATCTCCAAATGCTTTCACATTTTTGATCGAATTTACAGATGGTTATAAGTTAGGAATATTGCTTaactttttatttctatcaTTTGTATTATGTGGCAAGCttatacaaatattattgtttgGACAATTAAGAATTATAGAAGTTGAACACCTTGTTGAGAAGTTGCCAATATACTTCATCAACTTGTTATTTAACTTAACAACTAATGATAACAATCTAATCTTAAATTGCTTGCTATTGGGCATAGCAGTCAGTTTGAAGATCTTTCATGTCATTCTTATAGATCGGTTGGATTATGTTCATATGAagatttttaataattcttcgaatGAAAGGTATACGACTTCCAAAGTTTTACAAAAATATCTGACAAGTTTGTATTTttggttgattttatcGTTTATTATAAGTGATTTTGCAGTTGCTAAGTTCTTAGTTTATGACGTTTTTCAGGGAATTAACTCTGTTACATGCTTATTGTTTGGCTTTCAGTTTGCTGTTCAAGGTGTAGAAGCATTAACGTATTATTCGAAATTACTATTAAATATCTATGAACTTGCATTTTATCGCAACCAGCAGGACGATTTCGATacagatgaagaaaacgaggaagaattagatgaagaagaagaggaggaGGATAATGAAAGAGTTTGGGATAATAAGGCTTTCTTTAGCAAAAGCATTGACATATGTTCAGCGTCCTTGAAAGcaatttcatatttagGATTTATTTACTTGCTAACGATCCATTCGGGGTTGTCTTTGCCCATTTCTATGCTACAGGGAACATATTTGTCTTTGAAACAAACTTACAAAGAGATATCGCAATTGTTCGCTTTCATTGAATCTTCTAAAAAGTTAGATAGCCAATTGCCTAATGCGACAAAGGACGAATTAGAATCTTCTGACAACCTATGCATTATTTGCAGGGAAGATATGTTCGCATTGGATGAATATGAAAGAGCTCACcataaaaaattatctgCTAGGAGATACCccaaaaaattgaaatgtGGCCATATTCTTCATATGGGTTGCTTAAAGGATTGGCTCGAGAGGTCGGAAATTTGCCCATTATGTAGAAGAAAGGTGTTCCAAactgaagaaaatgatttacAAGAACAAGCACAACCAGAAGCACAACCGGAAGCACAACCGGAAGAACAACCAGAAGAACAACCAGAAGAACAACCAGAAGCACAACCAGAAGCACAACCAGAAGCACAACCAGAAGCACAACCAGAAGCACAGCCACAAGTACCCCTAGAAACCCAACAGGCACAACCTATGCGAACCAACCAAGAGGATACAAGAATAAATGTTGACGAGCAAACACagagaaatcaaaatattttaaatcaGCTTAATATTCCAGCAGGGTATCCGGAGACTACAATTACTCCACCTCCTACAAGGACAACAGAACCATCCGAAGTATTTCAAACGATAAGACTCCCAACGACAGCTATAATTCCTCAAGACTGGACAATTCTTCCTTTACATAAATCAGCAAATGACAAGTATAAAATCGATTTTTCGACGTTTAACCAAGGAACGCTCACCATAAAACAAAAACCACCCGGTAATGAGTTGAGTATAATTGAGCCAAATTTATCCTCTTCCCGCCATGATGAAATACGTATTAATGAAACCAGAAATACTAACTACACTAATAATGCTAATTAG
- a CDS encoding DEHA2E05764p (no similarity), with translation MSSYKVNMEHPYLSLSKILTPVSLIKRLLSVLAPFYLHPYVLYSADLTQLFGRILQQPFLFDQNFGADAHMLYARPKIGVNFADVNNSYGFTSYMLLLHSLLLRLTIIHIHSSSDLVFTSRKST, from the coding sequence ATGCTGTCGTACAAAGTCAATATGGAACATCCTTACCTCAGTCTTTCAAAGATCCTTACACCTGTATCTCTAATTAAAAGATTGCTAAGTGTTTTGGCACCTTTCTATTTGCATCCTTACGTCCTATATTCGGCCGATTTGACTCAATTATTCGGCCGAATATTACAGCAGCCGTTCCTTTTTGACCAAAATTTCGGAGCGGATGCACATATGTTGTACGCCCGTCCGAAAATCGGTGTTAATTTTGCCGATGTAAACAATTCGTACGGCTTTACATCCTACATGCTTTTGCTTCACAGCCTTCTATTACGCCTAACTATAATCCATATTCATAGTTCTAGTGATCTTGTCTTCACCTCTAGAAAATCAACATGA
- a CDS encoding DEHA2E05808p (highly similar to uniprot|P19882 Saccharomyces cerevisiae YLR259C HSP60 Tetradecameric mitochondrial chaperonin required for ATP-dependent folding of precursor polypeptides and complex assembly), protein MLRSVRPSLKKTTISLARNLSHKELKFGVEGRAALLKGVNTLADAVSVTLGPKGRNVLIEQQFGSPKITKDGVTVAKSITLQDKFEDMGAKLLQEVASKTNESAGDGTTSATVLGRSIFTESVKNVAAGCNPMDLRRGSQAAVEAVVSFLQNNKKEITTSEEIAQVATISANGDKHIGDLLASAMEKVGKEGVITVKEGKTLEDELEVTEGMRFDRGFISPYFITNTKSGKVEFENPLILLSEKKISSIQDILPSLELSNQQRRPLLIIAEDIDGEALAACILNKLRGQVQVCAVKAPGFGDNRKNTLGDIAILSGGTVFTEELDLKPENATIDLLGSCGSITITKEDTVVLNGEGSKENIQARCEQIRTSVDDIQTTEYEKEKLQERLAKLSGGVAVVRVGGTSEIEVSEKKDRYDDALNATRAAVQEGILPGGGTALIKASRVLDDIKATAANFDQKLGVDIIKSAITKPARRIIENAGEEGAVIVGKIYDEPNFNHGYDSSKGEFTDMIAAGIIDPFKVVKNGLVDASGVASLLATTECAIVEAPEPKGSPAPPAGGMPGMGGMPGMGF, encoded by the coding sequence ATGTTGAGATCTGTTCGTCCTTCTTTAAAGAAAACCACTATTTCTCTTGCTCGTAACCTTTCTCATAAGGAATTAAAATTCGGTGTTGAAGGTAGAGCGGCCTTATTAAAGGGTGTTAACACATTGGCGGATGCTGTATCTGTTACCTTAGGACCAAAAGGTAGAAATGTTTTGATTGAACAGCAATTCGGATCCCCAAAGATCACTAAGGATGGTGTTACCGTTGCTAAGTCGATCACTTTACAAGACAAATTCGAAGATATGGGTGCCAAGTTATTACAAGAAGTTGCTTCCAAGACAAACGAATCAGCTGGTGATGGTACAACATCAGCTACTGTTTTAGGTAGATCCATCTTCACCGAATCGGTTAAGAATGTTGCTGCTGGTTGTAACCCAATGGACTTGAGAAGAGGTTCGCAAGCAGCCGTTGAAGCCGTAGTTAGCTTTTTACAAAACAACAAAAAGGAAATTACCACATCTGAAGAAATTGCTCAAGTTGCCACTATCTCTGCTAATGGTGACAAGCACATTGGTGATTTATTGGCCTCTGCTATGGAAAAGGTTGGTAAGGAAGGTGTCATTACCGTCAAGGAAGGTAAGACCttagaagatgaattggaAGTCACCGAAGGTATGAGATTCGACCGTGGTTTCATTTCTCCTTACTTCATCACCAACACCAAATCTGGTAaggttgaatttgaaaaccCTTTGATTTTGTTATCCGAAAAGAAGATTTCTTCTATTCAAGATATCTTGCCTTCTTTGGAATTATCTAACCAACAAAGAAGACCTTTATTGATCATCGCCGAAGATATTGATGGTGAAGCTTTAGCCGCCTGTATTTTAAATAAGTTGAGAGGTCAAGTACAAGTTTGTGCTGTTAAGGCCCCAGGTTTCGGTGATAACAGAAAGAACACTTTAGGTGATATTGCTATCTTATCTGGGGGTACTGTCTTCactgaagaattagacTTGAAGCCTGAAAATGCTACCATTGACTTGTTAGGTTCTTGTGGTTCTATCACCATTACCAAGGAAGACACTGTTGTCTTAAATGGTGAAGGTTCAAAGGAAAACATTCAAGCTAGATGTGAACAAATCAGAACTAGCGTCGATGACATTCAAACTACTGAATACGAAAAGGAAAAGTTACAAGAAAGATTAGCTAAATTATCCGGAGGTGTTGCAGTCGTTAGAGTTGGTGGTACTTCTGAAATCGAAGTCAGTGAAAAGAAGGATCGTTATGACGATGCTTTGAATGCTACTAGAGCTGCTGTTCAAGAAGGTATTTTACCAGGTGGTGGTACTGCTTTAATTAAGGCATCAAGAGTCTTAGACGACATTAAGGCCACTGCTGCCAACTTTGATCAAAAATTAGGTGTTGATATCATTAAGTCTGCTATCACTAAACCAGCCAGAAGAATCATCGAAAACGCTGGTGAAGAAGGTGCTGTCATTGTTGGTAAGATCTACGATGAACCAAACTTCAACCACGGTTATGATTCTTCAAAGGGTGAGTTCACCGACATGATTGCAGCTGGTATTATTGACCCATTCAAGGTCGTTAAGAACGGTTTAGTCGATGCCAGTGGTGTTGCTTCCTTATTAGCTACTACTGAATGTGCTATTGTCGAAGCTCCAGAACCAAAGGGCTCTCCTGCTCCTCCAGCTGGCGGTATGCCAGGTATGGGTGGTATGCCAGGTATGGGCTTCTAA